A window from Fibrobacter sp. UWB11 encodes these proteins:
- a CDS encoding glycosyltransferase: MKVLVAPLDWGLGHATRCVPVIREFLRAGAEVELAVVKANANFFREVFPELRQRLAPSYNIVYPKHGYNMALWLLKNSMHLNSVMRYEHHFAEEMVDRHGYDVLFSDNRFAFYSKRAYSIYMTHQRRIAFPRSFAAFERVGVMWHANIMRKFDEVWVPDMEIFPGYAGSLSHSGATPGDKPLRYVGPLSRFSEKTLPAVQRKSPIPENVDLEKDVDLMSVSEFMARSANVEWNVSDASMDAKKSARYKVVAVVSGVEPARTQFELQLREALLKIPGRHMMILGKPSAGYKTWTEGNIEFHTHLATPEFADAVRSADYVVSRGGYSTVMDMAELGAKCIFVPTPGQFEQIVLAHDLSKAGYAVEIKADQLNADTLVKSFESCVKMPKLGNSNLLRSAVENIARII; encoded by the coding sequence TTGAAAGTCCTTGTAGCACCGCTAGATTGGGGTCTTGGGCATGCAACGCGTTGTGTGCCCGTTATCCGCGAGTTCTTGCGGGCGGGAGCTGAGGTTGAACTCGCTGTAGTCAAGGCGAACGCGAATTTCTTCCGTGAAGTATTTCCGGAACTTCGACAGCGCTTGGCTCCAAGTTATAACATCGTATATCCGAAACACGGCTACAACATGGCGCTTTGGCTGCTCAAGAACAGCATGCACTTGAATTCAGTCATGCGTTATGAACACCATTTTGCCGAAGAAATGGTCGACCGTCATGGTTACGATGTGCTATTTTCGGACAATCGTTTTGCGTTCTATTCCAAGAGGGCTTATAGCATTTACATGACGCACCAGCGTCGAATTGCGTTCCCGCGTTCTTTTGCCGCGTTTGAACGAGTCGGTGTGATGTGGCATGCCAATATTATGCGTAAGTTCGATGAAGTCTGGGTTCCCGACATGGAAATTTTCCCGGGCTACGCGGGTTCGCTTTCTCATTCGGGGGCGACTCCGGGCGACAAGCCCCTTCGTTACGTGGGGCCGCTTTCGAGATTTTCAGAGAAAACTTTGCCTGCAGTGCAGAGAAAATCGCCGATTCCAGAAAATGTCGATCTCGAAAAAGATGTCGACTTGATGAGCGTGTCTGAGTTTATGGCGCGTTCTGCGAACGTGGAATGGAATGTCTCTGATGCATCGATGGATGCTAAAAAATCTGCGCGGTACAAGGTCGTGGCTGTTGTGTCGGGCGTGGAACCTGCACGCACGCAGTTTGAATTGCAGTTGCGCGAAGCGCTTTTGAAAATTCCTGGCCGCCACATGATGATTCTAGGGAAGCCCTCTGCGGGTTATAAGACGTGGACCGAAGGAAATATCGAGTTCCATACGCATTTGGCAACGCCAGAATTTGCAGATGCCGTGCGAAGTGCCGATTATGTGGTGAGCAGAGGCGGGTACAGCACGGTGATGGACATGGCAGAACTTGGTGCAAAATGTATTTTTGTTCCGACTCCAGGGCAGTTTGAACAGATTGTCCTTGCGCATGATTTGTCGAAGGCTGGCTATGCTGTAGAAATCAAGGCGGACCAGTTGAACGCCGATACGCTTGTCAAGTCTTTTGAATCTTGTGTCAAAATGCCGAAGCTTGGAAATTCAAATTTGCTTCGCTCGGCTGTCGAAAATATTGCTCGAATTATTTAA
- a CDS encoding InlB B-repeat-containing protein: MPTPSPVKYIDENGDVQEISKYTEVAVNDDGALNIKGSGWYVVKGSIYATKAVNIFTDVNLVLTDGSELTIDISADGTEDQTVFNVGRLAIYSQEDQSGTLTLESSANVETSYGIAAFGDVIIAGGYVKSTARYAIYTVGNTTIRIIRGTVSVDAPAKVIGSKGLDSKNIIIDGGRIFANSTAGSGFFAENNLSINGGYIDITGKDNGCFARNDFFMTDGSIKIQAANNGIDSYNGNIYISGGSIDATVSHYQGTGLFANKGKIVVSGGSIDLSVRQYINGISAKDSLVLGWTNTYDYIKSSGFSSGKAVVVGAYDKDGALVLNSISFKDEEGNGYTGDITGNLKEIQNKKLTPAFKIAFETGDENVVVDPLFVGVYGTSTKPADPKRNGYKFVGWYTDKDFKTEFDWNEKISQDITVYAKWKKELPPVKYLDENGETKTITDYIELVGDESPDDPMFKNGGWFVVKGEVTYDEAQGHYLPFELQIDKNWNRLGPDVNLILADGAKLTAKNEDYDMSFRNLAVYAQSTGENMGKFEVYAKNSTAIDVFNAFTVYGGSVKAHSFEEYEYGIWAGSVTVNGGIVDAAGITYGIYAGDRKVIVNGGSVTAAGFSGIFGYEGIEINGGDVDATATGVSDENNFSYAIGSWYDVNVNGGSLTVHAKDKSSYGVFVSGSVAHLNAGEVIADGEGSGIAARPSCSSSGVELAGATVTTNRYTYIDDLRSKSGFFVKVANDVLYTDGEGNVFEGSIFKWDDLVGEFIDKLDVVAGKTLTPVYKISFETGDENISIESQKLAAGTTPTKPADPKRNGYKFVGWYTDKDFKTEFDWNEKISQDITVYAKWKKELPPVEYLDENGETKTITDYIELTGDESPDDPMFKNGGWFVVKGEVTYDEAQGNYLPFELQIDKNWNRLGPDVNLILADGAKLTAKNEDYYMSFRNLAVYAQSTGENMGKFEVYAENSTAIDVFNAFTVYGGSVKAVSENSDGISAGSVTVHGGIVDAAGTSSAEYSGFGIYASDENVIVNGGSVTAAGFRGILGSRGIEINGGDVDATATGVSDEYNFSYAIGSWYDVNVNGGSLTVHAKDKSSYGVYVSGSVAHLNAGEVFADGEGSGFAARPSCSSSGVELAGATVTTNRYTYIDDLGPKSDFFVKVAVNVLYTDGEGNVFEGSIFKWDDLVGEFIDKLDVVAGKTLRPVKPNIVVTQDGEGKIHAEINGNYIGEDDFIITDRIEVDEVKFERDFTTEGYSTIVLPFNIKTSLLVGVDSVLSFNGIVLDENKKKAVAMQVVWEKSMEEVELRAYTPYMIKMSDKSLEILGSVVLETTRDAVTEKDGWEFRGTYSFMKWTEDSPDLGRVYGFAASSEGDVSVGQFVKVAAGASIRPLRAYLIHNVPSMVRANGYYANRNVASIKDELPEQMNLVIVGKDKNGEEHTTVIGQFNTRSGEFRANSVKRVYDLKGRSVNKDARKVRGAYYGKNLLH; the protein is encoded by the coding sequence GTGCCTACCCCTTCTCCTGTCAAGTACATTGACGAGAATGGCGATGTACAGGAAATTTCGAAGTATACCGAAGTGGCTGTTAATGATGACGGGGCCCTTAATATTAAGGGTAGTGGTTGGTATGTGGTCAAAGGCTCGATTTATGCAACGAAGGCCGTCAATATCTTCACCGATGTAAACCTAGTTCTTACCGATGGCTCGGAACTTACCATTGATATTTCTGCTGATGGTACAGAAGACCAAACTGTTTTCAATGTTGGTCGATTGGCTATTTATAGTCAAGAGGATCAATCGGGTACATTGACTTTAGAAAGTAGTGCTAATGTTGAAACTTCCTATGGTATTGCTGCTTTTGGGGATGTGATTATTGCGGGTGGTTATGTAAAATCAACCGCAAGATATGCAATATATACTGTAGGAAATACAACAATTAGAATTATTCGTGGTACTGTTTCTGTGGACGCACCAGCAAAAGTAATTGGCTCTAAAGGCCTTGATAGTAAAAACATAATCATTGATGGGGGTAGAATATTTGCTAACAGTACTGCTGGCTCTGGTTTTTTCGCTGAAAATAATCTTTCTATTAATGGTGGCTATATAGATATTACGGGCAAGGACAATGGTTGCTTTGCTAGAAATGATTTCTTTATGACGGATGGTTCAATTAAAATACAAGCGGCAAATAATGGCATTGATTCCTATAATGGCAATATCTATATTTCTGGAGGCTCTATAGATGCGACCGTTTCACATTATCAAGGCACGGGTCTTTTTGCGAATAAAGGAAAAATCGTTGTTTCCGGTGGCTCTATAGACTTATCTGTACGGCAGTATATTAATGGAATTTCTGCAAAAGATTCTCTAGTTCTCGGATGGACGAATACCTACGATTATATCAAATCTTCGGGTTTCTCTAGTGGCAAGGCTGTTGTTGTTGGTGCTTATGACAAGGATGGAGCGCTCGTGCTTAATAGCATATCGTTCAAGGACGAAGAAGGCAATGGGTACACCGGCGATATTACTGGAAATCTTAAAGAAATCCAAAACAAGAAGCTTACACCGGCTTTTAAGATTGCTTTTGAAACTGGCGATGAAAATGTGGTTGTCGATCCGCTGTTTGTTGGTGTCTACGGAACATCGACAAAACCTGCAGACCCAAAACGCAATGGCTATAAGTTTGTAGGCTGGTACACCGATAAAGATTTTAAGACGGAATTTGACTGGAATGAAAAAATTTCACAGGATATTACGGTGTATGCCAAATGGAAAAAAGAGTTGCCTCCTGTCAAGTATCTTGATGAAAATGGCGAGACGAAGACTATTACAGATTACATCGAGCTTGTCGGTGACGAATCTCCGGACGATCCGATGTTCAAGAATGGCGGCTGGTTTGTGGTCAAGGGCGAAGTGACGTATGATGAAGCCCAGGGGCATTATTTGCCGTTCGAGTTGCAAATTGACAAAAATTGGAACCGTTTGGGACCGGATGTCAACCTGATTCTTGCAGATGGTGCCAAGCTGACTGCGAAGAATGAGGATTACGATATGTCGTTTAGGAATCTGGCCGTCTATGCCCAGAGCACTGGCGAAAATATGGGAAAGTTCGAGGTCTATGCGAAAAATAGCACCGCTATAGATGTATTTAATGCATTTACCGTTTATGGAGGCTCTGTCAAGGCTCATTCATTTGAAGAATATGAGTATGGTATTTGGGCTGGTTCAGTCACGGTTAACGGTGGTATAGTCGATGCTGCTGGTATTACTTATGGTATTTATGCTGGCGATAGGAAAGTTATCGTCAATGGCGGTTCTGTTACCGCAGCTGGTTTCAGTGGAATTTTTGGTTATGAAGGAATCGAAATTAACGGAGGCGATGTCGATGCGACCGCGACAGGAGTTTCCGATGAAAACAATTTCAGTTATGCTATTGGTTCTTGGTATGATGTTAATGTAAATGGAGGCTCTCTTACTGTACATGCCAAAGACAAAAGCAGTTATGGCGTGTTTGTGAGTGGCTCTGTAGCACATTTAAATGCTGGTGAGGTCATTGCCGATGGTGAAGGTAGTGGCATTGCTGCACGACCCTCATGTTCGTCTTCTGGTGTTGAACTTGCTGGGGCTACCGTCACGACTAACCGCTATACTTATATTGATGATTTGAGGTCTAAAAGTGGTTTCTTTGTTAAAGTTGCGAATGACGTTCTCTATACCGATGGCGAAGGCAATGTCTTTGAAGGTTCCATTTTTAAATGGGATGATTTGGTTGGTGAGTTTATTGACAAGCTTGACGTTGTCGCTGGCAAAACCCTCACTCCAGTTTATAAGATTTCTTTTGAAACAGGCGATGAAAATATTTCTATTGAGTCTCAAAAACTTGCTGCTGGTACAACCCCGACCAAACCTGCAGACCCAAAACGCAATGGCTATAAGTTTGTAGGCTGGTACACCGATAAAGATTTTAAGACGGAATTTGACTGGAATGAAAAGATTTCACAGGATATTACGGTGTATGCCAAATGGAAAAAAGAGTTGCCTCCTGTCGAGTATCTTGACGAAAATGGCGAGACGAAGACTATTACAGATTACATCGAGCTTACCGGTGACGAATCTCCGGACGATCCGATGTTCAAGAATGGCGGCTGGTTTGTGGTCAAGGGCGAAGTGACGTATGATGAAGCCCAGGGGAATTATTTGCCGTTCGAGTTGCAAATTGACAAAAATTGGAACCGTTTGGGACCGGATGTCAACCTGATTCTTGCAGATGGTGCCAAGCTGACTGCGAAGAATGAGGATTACTATATGTCGTTTAGGAATCTGGCCGTCTATGCCCAGAGCACTGGCGAAAATATGGGAAAGTTCGAGGTCTATGCGGAAAATAGCACCGCTATAGATGTATTTAATGCATTTACCGTTTATGGCGGCTCTGTCAAGGCTGTTTCGGAAAACAGTGATGGTATTAGTGCTGGTTCAGTCACGGTTCACGGTGGTATAGTCGATGCTGCTGGTACTTCTTCAGCTGAATATTCAGGTTTTGGTATTTATGCTAGCGATGAGAACGTTATCGTCAATGGCGGTTCTGTTACCGCAGCTGGTTTCAGAGGAATTTTGGGTTCTAGAGGAATCGAAATTAACGGAGGCGATGTCGATGCGACCGCGACAGGAGTTTCCGATGAATACAATTTCAGTTATGCTATTGGTTCTTGGTATGATGTTAATGTAAATGGAGGCTCTCTTACTGTACATGCCAAAGACAAAAGCAGTTATGGCGTGTATGTGAGTGGCTCTGTAGCACATTTAAATGCTGGTGAGGTCTTTGCCGATGGTGAAGGTAGTGGCTTTGCTGCACGACCCTCATGTTCGTCTTCTGGTGTTGAACTTGCTGGGGCTACCGTCACGACTAACCGCTATACTTATATTGATGATTTGGGGCCTAAAAGTGATTTCTTTGTTAAAGTAGCCGTAAATGTTCTCTACACCGATGGCGAAGGCAATGTTTTTGAAGGTTCCATTTTTAAATGGGATGATTTGGTTGGTGAGTTTATTGACAAGCTTGACGTTGTCGCTGGCAAAACGTTGCGTCCGGTCAAGCCGAATATCGTCGTTACACAAGATGGTGAGGGTAAGATCCATGCCGAAATCAACGGAAACTACATCGGGGAAGATGATTTCATAATAACGGATAGAATTGAAGTTGACGAAGTGAAGTTTGAACGCGATTTTACGACCGAAGGCTATTCTACCATAGTGCTTCCGTTCAACATAAAGACTAGCCTTTTAGTTGGTGTTGATTCTGTTCTTTCGTTTAATGGCATTGTCTTGGATGAAAATAAAAAGAAGGCCGTGGCCATGCAGGTTGTATGGGAAAAATCAATGGAAGAAGTTGAATTGCGAGCTTACACTCCGTATATGATCAAGATGAGCGACAAGTCTCTTGAAATTCTTGGCTCTGTAGTCTTGGAAACGACTCGCGATGCCGTTACCGAAAAGGATGGCTGGGAATTCCGTGGAACATATTCTTTCATGAAGTGGACCGAGGACAGTCCGGATTTGGGCCGAGTCTATGGCTTTGCCGCTTCTTCTGAAGGTGACGTGTCTGTAGGTCAGTTTGTTAAAGTCGCTGCTGGGGCCAGTATCCGTCCGCTGCGTGCTTACTTGATTCACAATGTGCCGAGCATGGTTCGCGCTAATGGCTACTATGCGAACCGCAACGTGGCTTCTATAAAGGATGAACTTCCGGAACAGATGAATTTGGTCATTGTGGGTAAAGACAAGAACGGCGAAGAACACACGACTGTCATTGGCCAGTTCAATACCCGCAGTGGAGAATTCCGTGCGAATAGCGTAAAGCGCGTGTACGACCTCAAGGGGCGTTCTGTGAACAAGGATGCTCGAAAGGTACGTGGTGCCTATTATGGAAAAAATTTACTACATTAA